One stretch of Micromonospora echinospora DNA includes these proteins:
- a CDS encoding pyridoxal phosphate-dependent decarboxylase family protein codes for MTDTAGAGALPAQGMPAADVLDEIRVLRDADRPTHGGRLFAYVYDPGVSGLDELAQAAYGQSAHVNGLDPTAFPSLLAMENALVGAAARLLGGGPGTGAPDVVGSVTGGGTESLLLAVKAARDARPDLTEPRIVAPASAHAAFAKAAHYLRVTLDTVPLDPVTLRPDVAAVAAAIRPETVLVVASAPSYAHGVVDPVAEIAAVAEAAGVRCHVDACFGGWTLPWLRRLGAPVPPFDFAVPGVTSISVDLHKYAYAPKGVSVLLHRDPALRAPQFFAYADWPGYTMVNPVIASTRSGGPIAAAYATLRHLGEDGYLRLAAATRDAVAGLADAIRATPGLRLMTEPETTVVCFTADDPGLDLFVLVDELTARGWHTQPQLTYADLPASVHLTVTAAVAPRVAEFGPALAEAVAAARAAGPVVLPPELLALAGSLTPESLTPDLVAGLADGLGLAGGAGVPDRMAVVNTLLDAAPARLRERLLAEFVGLLQRPAW; via the coding sequence ATGACCGACACGGCAGGCGCCGGCGCGCTGCCCGCACAGGGGATGCCCGCGGCGGACGTACTCGACGAGATCCGCGTGCTGCGGGACGCCGACCGGCCGACGCACGGCGGGCGACTGTTCGCGTACGTCTACGACCCGGGCGTGAGCGGCCTGGACGAGCTGGCGCAGGCCGCGTACGGGCAGAGCGCCCACGTCAACGGCCTCGACCCGACCGCGTTCCCGTCGCTGCTGGCGATGGAGAACGCGCTCGTCGGCGCCGCCGCCCGGCTGCTCGGCGGCGGCCCCGGCACCGGCGCGCCGGACGTGGTCGGCAGCGTCACCGGCGGCGGCACCGAGTCGCTGCTGCTCGCCGTCAAGGCAGCCCGGGACGCCCGCCCCGATCTGACCGAGCCACGGATCGTGGCGCCGGCCAGCGCGCACGCCGCGTTCGCCAAGGCGGCGCACTACCTGCGGGTCACGCTCGACACGGTGCCGCTCGACCCGGTGACGCTGCGCCCGGACGTCGCAGCGGTGGCCGCCGCGATCCGCCCGGAGACCGTGCTGGTGGTCGCGTCCGCCCCGTCGTACGCGCACGGGGTGGTCGACCCGGTCGCGGAGATCGCCGCCGTCGCCGAGGCGGCCGGGGTGCGATGCCACGTGGACGCCTGCTTCGGCGGTTGGACGCTGCCCTGGCTGCGCCGGCTCGGCGCACCGGTGCCGCCGTTCGACTTCGCCGTGCCGGGGGTCACCTCGATCTCGGTGGACCTGCACAAGTACGCGTACGCGCCGAAGGGCGTCTCGGTGCTGCTACACCGCGATCCGGCGCTGCGCGCCCCGCAGTTCTTCGCGTACGCCGACTGGCCCGGGTACACGATGGTCAACCCGGTGATCGCCTCGACCCGCTCCGGTGGGCCGATCGCTGCCGCGTACGCCACGCTGCGCCACCTCGGCGAGGACGGCTACCTGCGGCTGGCCGCCGCTACCCGGGACGCGGTCGCCGGGCTCGCCGACGCGATCCGGGCCACCCCGGGCCTGCGGCTGATGACCGAACCGGAGACCACTGTCGTCTGCTTCACCGCCGACGACCCCGGGCTCGACCTGTTCGTGCTGGTCGACGAGCTGACCGCGCGTGGCTGGCACACCCAGCCCCAGCTCACGTACGCCGATCTGCCGGCCAGCGTGCACCTCACGGTGACCGCGGCGGTGGCGCCCCGGGTGGCCGAGTTCGGCCCGGCGCTGGCCGAGGCGGTCGCGGCGGCGCGTGCCGCCGGACCGGTCGTGCTGCCGCCGGAGCTGCTGGCGCTGGCCGGCAGCCTCACCCCGGAGTCGCTCACCCCGGATCTGGTGGCCGGGCTGGCGGACGGGCTCGGCCTGGCCGGCGGCGCCGGTGTGCCGGACCGGATGGCGGTGGTCAACACGCTGCTCGACGCCGCGCCGGCCCGGCTGCGGGAGCGGCTGCTCGCCGAGTTCGTCGGGTTGCTCCAGCGCCCGGCCTGGTGA
- a CDS encoding NADH-quinone oxidoreductase subunit B, producing the protein MQLPGVLGEPIRFVLNWGRRYSLWVFNFGLACCAIEFIATSMGRHDFMRLGVIPFAHGPRQADLMVVSGTVTDKMAPAIKRLYDQMPEPKYVISFGACSNCGGPYWDSYSVTKGVDQLIPVDVYVPGCPPRPEALLHGILRLQEKIAAEQSGVGGVPRPDALASPADVIPRPVEALTAPPVRPPLG; encoded by the coding sequence ATGCAGCTGCCGGGCGTGCTCGGCGAGCCGATCCGGTTCGTGCTGAACTGGGGCCGCCGCTACTCGCTCTGGGTGTTCAACTTCGGCCTGGCCTGCTGCGCCATCGAGTTCATCGCGACCAGCATGGGCCGGCACGACTTCATGCGCCTCGGCGTGATCCCGTTCGCCCACGGCCCCCGGCAGGCCGACCTGATGGTGGTCAGCGGGACCGTCACCGACAAGATGGCCCCGGCCATCAAGCGGCTCTACGACCAGATGCCCGAGCCGAAGTACGTGATCTCGTTCGGCGCCTGCTCCAACTGCGGCGGCCCGTACTGGGACTCCTACTCGGTGACCAAGGGCGTCGACCAGCTCATTCCGGTCGACGTCTACGTGCCCGGCTGCCCGCCCCGCCCGGAGGCGCTGCTGCACGGCATCCTGCGCCTCCAGGAGAAGATCGCCGCCGAGCAGTCCGGCGTCGGCGGCGTGCCCCGCCCCGACGCGCTCGCCTCCCCGGCGGACGTCATCCCCCGGCCGGTCGAGGCGCTGACCGCGCCACCGGTACGTCCGCCGCTCGGCTGA